One Desmodus rotundus isolate HL8 chromosome 4, HLdesRot8A.1, whole genome shotgun sequence DNA segment encodes these proteins:
- the NELFA gene encoding negative elongation factor A isoform X2, giving the protein MSHQPGTVYLLRRLSFHVSEGTTDLHCPWGPRCLSGLHSAIYGQMKGALTEIIQLATLDSDPWVLMVADILKSFPDTGSLNLDLEEQNPNVQDILGELREKVTECEASAMLPLECRYLNKSALTTLAGPLTPPVKHFQLKRKPKSATLRAELLQKSTETAQQLKRSAGVPFHAKGRGLLRKMDTTTPLKGIPKQAPFRSPTAPSVFSPAGNRTPVPPSRTPLRKERGVKLLDISELDMVGAGREAKRRRKTLDTEVVEKPAKEETVIENATPDYAAGLVSTQKLGALNSEPALPSTSYLPATPSVVPASSYIPSSETPAAPPSREASLQASRPPEEPSTPAPALPAQFKQRAPMYNSGLSPATPTPAPAAPASPLTPTTPPATTPAAQAPPVAMVAPQAQPPAQQQPKKNLSLTREQMFAAQEMFKTANKVTRPEKALILGFMAGSRENPCQEQGDVIQIKLSEHTEDLPKADGQGSTTMLVDTVFEMNYATGQWTRFKKYKPMANVS; this is encoded by the exons ATGTCTCATCAGCCTGGCACCGTTTATTTACTGAGACGACTGTCTTTCCACGTTTCCGAAGGGACTACTGATTTGCACTGTCCCTGGGGCCCCCGGTGTCTGTCTGGGCTCCACTCTGCTATTTATGGGCAG ATGAAAGGCGCCCTGACCGAGATCATCCAGCTGGCCACCCTGGACTCGGACCCCTGGGTGCTCATGGTCGCCGACATCCTCAAGTCCTTCCCAGACACGGGCTCACTTAACCTTGATCTCGAGGAGCAGAATCCCAACGTTCAAGATATTTTAGGAGAACTTAGAGAAAAGG TGACGGAGTGCGAGGCATCTGCCATGCTGCCGCTGGAGTGCCGGTACCTGAACAAGAGCGCCCTGACCACCCTGGCCGGCCCCCTCACGCCCCCGGTGAAGCACTTCCAGTTGAAGAGGAAGCCCAAGAGCGCCACGCTGAGGGCGGAGCTCCTGCAGAAGT CCACCGAAACCGCCCAGCAGCTGAAGAGGAGCGCGGGGGTGCCCTTTCACGCCAAGGGGCGGGGGCTGCTCCGCAAGATGGACACCACAA CCCCACTTAAAGGCATCCCGAAGCAGGCGCCCTTCCGGAGCCCCACCGCACCCAGTGTCTTCAGCCCTGCTGGGAACCGGACCCCTGTCCCACCCTCAAGGACACCTCTGCGGAAGGAGAGGGGCGTGAAG CTGCTGGACATTTCTGAGCTGGACATGGTTGGTGCCGGCCGAGaggcaaagaggaggaggaagacactgG ATACGGAAGTGGTGGAAAAGCCAGCCAAGGAGGAAACGGTCATCGAGAACGCCACCCCCGACTACGCGGCTGGCCTGGTGTCCACGCAG AAACTTGGGGCTCTGAACAGCGAGCCTGCTCTGCCCTCCACGAGCTACCTGCCTGCCACGCCCAGCGTGGTCCCAGCCTCGTCCTACATCCCCAGCTCTGAGACCCCAGCAG CCCCACCTTCCCGGGAAGCTAGCCTGCAGGCCAGCCGGCCCCCCGAGGAGCCCAGCACTCCGGCCCCTGCCCTGCCGGCTCAGTTCAAACAGCGGGCGCCCATGTACAACAGCGGCCTGAGCCCAGCCACGCCCACACCTGCACCTGCTGCACCTGCCTCGCCCCTGACGCCCACCACAccccctgccaccacccctgctgcccaggcACCGCCAGTGGCCATGGTGGCCCCACaggcccagccccctgcccagcaGCAGCCCAAGAAGAACCTGTCCCTCACG AGAGAGCAGATGTTTGCCGCACAGGAGATGTTCAAGACGGCCAACAAAGTCACGCGGCCCGAGAAGGCCCTCATCCTGGGCTTTATGGCCGGCTCCCGAG AGAACCCGTGCCAGGAGCAGGGCGACGTGATCCAGATCAAGCTCAGCGAGCACACGGAGGACCTGCCCAAGGCGGACGGCCAGGGCAGCACCACCATGCTAGTGGACACCGTGTTCGAGATGAACTACGCCACGGGCCAGTGGACGCGCTTCAAGAAGTACAAGCCCATGGCCAATGTGTCCTAG
- the NELFA gene encoding negative elongation factor A isoform X3, with protein sequence MKGALTEIIQLATLDSDPWVLMVADILKSFPDTGSLNLDLEEQNPNVQDILGELREKVTECEASAMLPLECRYLNKSALTTLAGPLTPPVKHFQLKRKPKSATLRAELLQKSTETAQQLKRSAGVPFHAKGRGLLRKMDTTTPLKGIPKQAPFRSPTAPSVFSPAGNRTPVPPSRTPLRKERGVKLLDISELDMVGAGREAKRRRKTLDTEVVEKPAKEETVIENATPDYAAGLVSTQKLGALNSEPALPSTSYLPATPSVVPASSYIPSSETPAAPPSREASLQASRPPEEPSTPAPALPAQFKQRAPMYNSGLSPATPTPAPAAPASPLTPTTPPATTPAAQAPPVAMVAPQAQPPAQQQPKKNLSLTREQMFAAQEMFKTANKVTRPEKALILGFMAGSRENPCQEQGDVIQIKLSEHTEDLPKADGQGSTTMLVDTVFEMNYATGQWTRFKKYKPMANVS encoded by the exons ATGAAAGGCGCCCTGACCGAGATCATCCAGCTGGCCACCCTGGACTCGGACCCCTGGGTGCTCATGGTCGCCGACATCCTCAAGTCCTTCCCAGACACGGGCTCACTTAACCTTGATCTCGAGGAGCAGAATCCCAACGTTCAAGATATTTTAGGAGAACTTAGAGAAAAGG TGACGGAGTGCGAGGCATCTGCCATGCTGCCGCTGGAGTGCCGGTACCTGAACAAGAGCGCCCTGACCACCCTGGCCGGCCCCCTCACGCCCCCGGTGAAGCACTTCCAGTTGAAGAGGAAGCCCAAGAGCGCCACGCTGAGGGCGGAGCTCCTGCAGAAGT CCACCGAAACCGCCCAGCAGCTGAAGAGGAGCGCGGGGGTGCCCTTTCACGCCAAGGGGCGGGGGCTGCTCCGCAAGATGGACACCACAA CCCCACTTAAAGGCATCCCGAAGCAGGCGCCCTTCCGGAGCCCCACCGCACCCAGTGTCTTCAGCCCTGCTGGGAACCGGACCCCTGTCCCACCCTCAAGGACACCTCTGCGGAAGGAGAGGGGCGTGAAG CTGCTGGACATTTCTGAGCTGGACATGGTTGGTGCCGGCCGAGaggcaaagaggaggaggaagacactgG ATACGGAAGTGGTGGAAAAGCCAGCCAAGGAGGAAACGGTCATCGAGAACGCCACCCCCGACTACGCGGCTGGCCTGGTGTCCACGCAG AAACTTGGGGCTCTGAACAGCGAGCCTGCTCTGCCCTCCACGAGCTACCTGCCTGCCACGCCCAGCGTGGTCCCAGCCTCGTCCTACATCCCCAGCTCTGAGACCCCAGCAG CCCCACCTTCCCGGGAAGCTAGCCTGCAGGCCAGCCGGCCCCCCGAGGAGCCCAGCACTCCGGCCCCTGCCCTGCCGGCTCAGTTCAAACAGCGGGCGCCCATGTACAACAGCGGCCTGAGCCCAGCCACGCCCACACCTGCACCTGCTGCACCTGCCTCGCCCCTGACGCCCACCACAccccctgccaccacccctgctgcccaggcACCGCCAGTGGCCATGGTGGCCCCACaggcccagccccctgcccagcaGCAGCCCAAGAAGAACCTGTCCCTCACG AGAGAGCAGATGTTTGCCGCACAGGAGATGTTCAAGACGGCCAACAAAGTCACGCGGCCCGAGAAGGCCCTCATCCTGGGCTTTATGGCCGGCTCCCGAG AGAACCCGTGCCAGGAGCAGGGCGACGTGATCCAGATCAAGCTCAGCGAGCACACGGAGGACCTGCCCAAGGCGGACGGCCAGGGCAGCACCACCATGCTAGTGGACACCGTGTTCGAGATGAACTACGCCACGGGCCAGTGGACGCGCTTCAAGAAGTACAAGCCCATGGCCAATGTGTCCTAG
- the NELFA gene encoding negative elongation factor A isoform X1, whose protein sequence is MASMRESDTGLWLHNKLGATDELWAPPSIASLLTPAVIDNIRLCFHGLSSAVKLKLLLGTLHLPRRTVDEMKGALTEIIQLATLDSDPWVLMVADILKSFPDTGSLNLDLEEQNPNVQDILGELREKVTECEASAMLPLECRYLNKSALTTLAGPLTPPVKHFQLKRKPKSATLRAELLQKSTETAQQLKRSAGVPFHAKGRGLLRKMDTTTPLKGIPKQAPFRSPTAPSVFSPAGNRTPVPPSRTPLRKERGVKLLDISELDMVGAGREAKRRRKTLDTEVVEKPAKEETVIENATPDYAAGLVSTQKLGALNSEPALPSTSYLPATPSVVPASSYIPSSETPAAPPSREASLQASRPPEEPSTPAPALPAQFKQRAPMYNSGLSPATPTPAPAAPASPLTPTTPPATTPAAQAPPVAMVAPQAQPPAQQQPKKNLSLTREQMFAAQEMFKTANKVTRPEKALILGFMAGSRENPCQEQGDVIQIKLSEHTEDLPKADGQGSTTMLVDTVFEMNYATGQWTRFKKYKPMANVS, encoded by the exons ATGGCGTCCATGCGGGAGAGCGATACGGGCCTGTGGCTGCACAACAAGCTGGGAGCCACGGATGAGCTGTGGGCGCCGCCCAGCATCGCGTCCTTACTCACGCCCGCGGTCATCGACAACATCCGCCTCTGCTTCCACGGCCTCTCGTCGGCCGTGAAGCTCAAGCTGCTGCTCGGGACGCTGCACCTCCCGCGCCGCACGGTGGACGAG ATGAAAGGCGCCCTGACCGAGATCATCCAGCTGGCCACCCTGGACTCGGACCCCTGGGTGCTCATGGTCGCCGACATCCTCAAGTCCTTCCCAGACACGGGCTCACTTAACCTTGATCTCGAGGAGCAGAATCCCAACGTTCAAGATATTTTAGGAGAACTTAGAGAAAAGG TGACGGAGTGCGAGGCATCTGCCATGCTGCCGCTGGAGTGCCGGTACCTGAACAAGAGCGCCCTGACCACCCTGGCCGGCCCCCTCACGCCCCCGGTGAAGCACTTCCAGTTGAAGAGGAAGCCCAAGAGCGCCACGCTGAGGGCGGAGCTCCTGCAGAAGT CCACCGAAACCGCCCAGCAGCTGAAGAGGAGCGCGGGGGTGCCCTTTCACGCCAAGGGGCGGGGGCTGCTCCGCAAGATGGACACCACAA CCCCACTTAAAGGCATCCCGAAGCAGGCGCCCTTCCGGAGCCCCACCGCACCCAGTGTCTTCAGCCCTGCTGGGAACCGGACCCCTGTCCCACCCTCAAGGACACCTCTGCGGAAGGAGAGGGGCGTGAAG CTGCTGGACATTTCTGAGCTGGACATGGTTGGTGCCGGCCGAGaggcaaagaggaggaggaagacactgG ATACGGAAGTGGTGGAAAAGCCAGCCAAGGAGGAAACGGTCATCGAGAACGCCACCCCCGACTACGCGGCTGGCCTGGTGTCCACGCAG AAACTTGGGGCTCTGAACAGCGAGCCTGCTCTGCCCTCCACGAGCTACCTGCCTGCCACGCCCAGCGTGGTCCCAGCCTCGTCCTACATCCCCAGCTCTGAGACCCCAGCAG CCCCACCTTCCCGGGAAGCTAGCCTGCAGGCCAGCCGGCCCCCCGAGGAGCCCAGCACTCCGGCCCCTGCCCTGCCGGCTCAGTTCAAACAGCGGGCGCCCATGTACAACAGCGGCCTGAGCCCAGCCACGCCCACACCTGCACCTGCTGCACCTGCCTCGCCCCTGACGCCCACCACAccccctgccaccacccctgctgcccaggcACCGCCAGTGGCCATGGTGGCCCCACaggcccagccccctgcccagcaGCAGCCCAAGAAGAACCTGTCCCTCACG AGAGAGCAGATGTTTGCCGCACAGGAGATGTTCAAGACGGCCAACAAAGTCACGCGGCCCGAGAAGGCCCTCATCCTGGGCTTTATGGCCGGCTCCCGAG AGAACCCGTGCCAGGAGCAGGGCGACGTGATCCAGATCAAGCTCAGCGAGCACACGGAGGACCTGCCCAAGGCGGACGGCCAGGGCAGCACCACCATGCTAGTGGACACCGTGTTCGAGATGAACTACGCCACGGGCCAGTGGACGCGCTTCAAGAAGTACAAGCCCATGGCCAATGTGTCCTAG
- the NICOL1 gene encoding NELL2-interacting cell ontogeny regulator 1 — translation MAPPWLCRPSRPWLLLLLLLNVTLLGAPARAEPTTGSAVPAQSRPCVDCHAFEFMQRALQDLRKTAYSLDTRTEALLLQAERRALCACWPAGR, via the exons ATGGCCCCGCCGTGGCTGTGCAGACCCTCgaggccctggctgctgctgctgctgctgctgaacgTGACGCTGCTAGGAGCCCCGGCCCGTGCCGAGCCCACCACCGGGAGCGCAGTCCCTGCGCAGA GCCGCCCGTGCGTGGATTGTCACGCGTTCGAGTTCATGCAGCGCGCCCTGCAGGACTTGAGGAAGACGGCTTACAGCCTGGACACGCGG ACGGAGGCCCTCCTGCTGCAGGCCGAGCGCCGTGCCCTGTGTGCCTGCTGGCCCGCTGGCCGCTGA
- the NAT8L gene encoding N-acetylaspartate synthetase, with protein MHCEPPDMVCETKIVAAEDHEALPGAKKDALLAAAGAMWPPLPAAPPPEPQPLGGAGDAGQPEGRGVYIREFRAAEQEAARRIFYDGIMERIPNTAFRGLRQHPRTQLLYALLAVLCFALTRSLLLTGLVTAALLGLRYYYSRKVVLAYLDCALHTDMADIEQYYMKPPGSCFWVAVLDGNVVGIVAARAHEADNTVELLRMSVDSRFRGKGIAKALGRKVLEFALVHNYSAVVLGTTAVKVAAHKLYESLGFRHMGSSDHYVLPGMTLSLAERLFFQVRYHRYRLQLREE; from the exons ATGCATTGTGAGCCTCCCGACATGGTCTGCGAGACGAAGATCGTGGCCGCCGAGGACCATGAGGCGCTACCGGGGGCCAAGAAGGACGCGCTGCTCGCCGCCGCCGGCGCCATGTGGCCCCCGCTGCCCGCCGCGCCCCCACCcgagccccagcccctgggaggtGCGGGGGACGCGGGCCAGCCGGAGGGGCGCGGCGTGTACATCCGCGAGTTCCGCGCGGCCGAGCAGGAGGCGGCGCGCCGCATCTTCTACGACGGCATCATGGAGCGCATCCCCAACACGGCCTTCCGCGGCCTGCGGCAGCACCCGCGCACGCAGCTGCTCTACGCCCTGCTGGCCG tgcTCTGCTTCGCCCTCACCCGCTCGCTGCTGCTGACAGGCCTGGTGACGGCGGCGCTGCTGGGGCTGCGCTACTACTACAGCCGCAAGGTGGTCCTGGCCTACCTGGACTGCGCCCTGCACACCGACATGGCCGACATCGAGCAGTACTACATGAAGCCCCCCG GCTCCTGCTTCTGGGTGGCTGTGCTGGACGGCAACGTGGTGGGCATCGTGGCAGCGCGGGCCCACGAGGCGGACAACACCGTGGAGCTGCTGCGCATGTCTGTGGACTCGCGCTTCCGCGGCAAGGGCATCGCCAAGGCGCTGGGCCGCAAGGTGCTGGAGTTCGCGTTGGTGCACAACTACTCGGCGGTGGTGCTGGGCACCACGGCCGTCAAGGTGGCCGCCCACAAGCTCTACGAGTCGCTGGGCTTCAGACACATGGGCTCCAGTGACCACTACGTGCTGCCCGGCATGACCCTCTCGCTGGCCGAGCGCCTCTTCTTCCAGGTCCGCTACCACCGCTACCGCCTGCAGCTGCGCGAGGAGTGA